Proteins found in one Amycolatopsis aidingensis genomic segment:
- a CDS encoding alkaline phosphatase D family protein, which produces MPFDRRTFLRTSAIAGGALLVPAALAGPAHAASPQFAHGVASGDPLPDNVLLWTRVTPTPDATPGSGAGPTVELRWEVATDPGFGNVVAAGTTTTGPERDHTVKVAAGGLRPGTEYHYRFTFDGVRSPAGRTRTAPATGAEVARLRLGLVSCSNWQAGYFSAYRHLAARSDLDGVLHVGDYLYEYPVGGYGARGVTVRPHEPATEILGLADYRRRHAQYKSDPDLQALHRAAPWFITWDDHEYANDTWSGGAENHQPDEGPWAARKAAAHQAYFEWMPVRMGPEGRIYRRFRWGRLAELSLLDLRTYRSKQTTPSSGDPGDPSRTITGDPQMAWLTSGLSETDARWKLVGNSVMITPISLSNIESRFLEALGELIGLPVGSVAANADAWDGYTADRRELLGHLDDNKVRNTVFLTGDIHSSWAADIPLDRSSYWWNRNSAATEFVTTSVTSDNIDDILRVAPRTVSPIAETALRARNWHLGYVELDSHGYSVVDVSPERVQVDWYYLNDRLSPTSGVRYGTSMATADGSQRVRTVDGPVG; this is translated from the coding sequence ATGCCTTTCGACCGACGTACCTTCCTCCGTACTTCTGCCATCGCGGGCGGGGCACTGCTCGTGCCCGCGGCGCTGGCCGGCCCCGCGCACGCCGCGTCGCCGCAGTTCGCGCACGGGGTCGCCTCCGGTGACCCGCTCCCGGACAACGTCCTGCTCTGGACCCGCGTCACCCCCACCCCGGACGCCACCCCCGGTTCCGGCGCGGGCCCCACCGTCGAGCTGCGCTGGGAGGTGGCCACCGACCCCGGCTTCGGCAACGTAGTCGCCGCAGGCACCACGACCACCGGCCCCGAACGCGACCACACCGTGAAGGTGGCGGCGGGCGGGCTCCGGCCGGGTACCGAGTACCACTACCGGTTCACCTTCGACGGCGTGCGCTCCCCCGCGGGCCGGACCCGCACCGCACCCGCCACCGGGGCCGAGGTCGCTCGGCTGCGGCTCGGCTTGGTCTCCTGCTCCAACTGGCAGGCCGGGTACTTCTCCGCCTACCGGCACCTCGCCGCCCGCTCCGATCTGGACGGGGTGCTGCATGTCGGCGACTACCTCTACGAGTACCCGGTGGGCGGCTACGGGGCCCGTGGGGTCACCGTGCGGCCGCACGAGCCCGCCACCGAGATCCTCGGCCTCGCCGACTACCGGCGCCGGCACGCGCAGTACAAGAGCGACCCCGACCTGCAGGCGCTGCACCGCGCCGCGCCGTGGTTCATCACCTGGGACGACCACGAGTACGCCAACGACACCTGGTCCGGCGGCGCGGAGAACCACCAGCCGGACGAGGGGCCGTGGGCCGCGCGTAAGGCGGCCGCGCACCAGGCGTATTTCGAGTGGATGCCGGTGCGGATGGGGCCGGAGGGCCGGATCTACCGCCGCTTCCGCTGGGGCAGGCTCGCCGAACTGTCGCTCTTGGACCTGCGAACCTACCGGTCCAAGCAGACGACCCCGTCCTCAGGCGATCCCGGCGACCCGAGCCGCACCATCACCGGGGACCCGCAGATGGCCTGGCTCACCTCGGGGCTGTCCGAGACCGATGCGCGCTGGAAGCTGGTCGGCAACTCGGTGATGATCACCCCGATCTCGCTGAGCAATATCGAGTCCCGCTTCCTGGAGGCACTGGGCGAGCTGATCGGCCTGCCGGTCGGCAGTGTGGCGGCCAACGCCGACGCCTGGGACGGATACACCGCCGACCGGCGGGAACTGCTCGGGCACCTGGACGACAACAAGGTCCGCAACACCGTGTTCCTCACCGGCGACATCCACTCCTCCTGGGCCGCGGACATCCCGCTGGACCGCTCCAGCTACTGGTGGAACCGCAACAGCGCGGCCACCGAGTTCGTCACCACCTCCGTCACCAGTGACAACATCGACGACATCCTGAGGGTCGCGCCGCGCACGGTCTCCCCGATCGCCGAGACGGCGCTGCGCGCCCGCAACTGGCATCTGGGGTACGTCGAGCTGGACTCGCACGGCTACTCGGTAGTGGACGTCAGCCCGGAGCGGGTGCAGGTGGACTGGTACTACCTGAACGACCGGCTCAGCCCCACCTCGGGTGTGCGCTACGGCACCTCGATGGCCACCGCGGACGGGTCGCAACGGGTACGTACGGTGGATGGCCCAGTGGGCTGA
- a CDS encoding STAS domain-containing protein, which yields MSPLTERQVCVTVDARRRGRIGVVHVNGDVDLATAGTVRRAIDGELAADPAAMIIDLSSVEFFGCTGLSILADTRNRTSGRTWLGLVANQRAVLRPLRLFGFCDSLPVHTSLQQALERARRFD from the coding sequence ATGTCGCCACTCACCGAACGACAAGTCTGCGTTACCGTCGATGCCCGGCGGCGGGGCCGGATCGGAGTCGTCCATGTCAATGGCGACGTCGACCTGGCGACCGCCGGTACCGTCCGCCGGGCCATCGACGGCGAACTGGCCGCCGATCCGGCCGCGATGATCATCGACCTGTCCAGCGTCGAGTTCTTCGGCTGCACCGGCCTTTCCATCCTCGCCGACACCAGGAACCGGACCAGCGGGCGGACGTGGCTGGGCCTGGTGGCGAACCAGCGCGCCGTGCTGCGTCCGTTGCGACTGTTCGGGTTCTGCGACAGCCTTCCGGTGCACACGTCGTTACAGCAGGCACTGGAGCGGGCTCGCCGGTTCGACTGA
- a CDS encoding helix-turn-helix domain-containing protein: protein MQVSGRSLARQPWRDLPVEVATVLRPRLDSIALEMIEVIRQQVRGYRRPLDSPFGHDLVAAVRRALHQFVELIENPDGSQRENVVFFRGLGRTEFRAGRSMDLLQAAYRVGARVACHRYVEIARAAALPTDTVLLLSEAVLAHINALAEESVQGFADAESQSTGQRSRQRRALAERLLDRDPDPAFSLEPLAAQAEWTLPRNIACLTMRKPTNGDSSLLAGLDDSVLVLPRGGELHLLLPEPDTTGLLGELTAALRGRVAVLGPTVPLRKAWLSMNCARLVLRLGKRGLVDLTGLVSATEHLGNALLLLAHDQIGDVLPERTLGSLTTLASGKAQRLEETLEALLSSWGRSAPEVASTLGIHPQTARNRLRQLDELLGDRLTDPTFRFEAEVVLRTRALLRSAQDSSPTGHR, encoded by the coding sequence ATGCAGGTGTCCGGAAGATCTCTTGCCAGACAGCCTTGGCGGGACCTGCCCGTCGAGGTCGCGACCGTACTGCGGCCGCGGCTGGACAGTATCGCGCTGGAAATGATTGAGGTGATTCGGCAGCAGGTCCGGGGCTATCGCAGGCCGCTGGACTCCCCGTTCGGTCACGACCTGGTCGCGGCCGTGCGCAGGGCGCTGCACCAGTTCGTGGAGCTGATCGAGAATCCGGACGGCTCGCAGCGGGAGAACGTGGTGTTCTTCCGCGGCCTCGGCAGGACGGAGTTCCGCGCCGGCCGCAGCATGGACCTGTTGCAGGCCGCCTACCGGGTGGGCGCACGGGTGGCTTGTCATCGTTATGTCGAGATCGCCCGGGCCGCCGCACTGCCAACGGACACCGTGCTGTTGCTGAGCGAGGCGGTGCTGGCGCACATCAACGCCCTGGCGGAGGAGTCCGTGCAGGGCTTCGCCGACGCGGAGTCGCAGAGCACGGGCCAGCGTTCCCGGCAGCGCAGGGCCCTCGCCGAGCGGCTGCTGGACCGCGACCCCGATCCGGCCTTCTCGCTGGAACCGCTTGCGGCACAGGCAGAGTGGACGTTGCCGAGGAACATCGCCTGCCTGACGATGCGGAAGCCGACCAACGGGGACTCCTCTCTCCTCGCCGGGCTCGACGACTCGGTGCTGGTCCTGCCTCGCGGCGGTGAGCTACACCTGCTGTTACCGGAACCGGATACCACCGGTCTGCTCGGCGAGCTGACGGCGGCGTTGCGTGGCCGGGTCGCCGTACTCGGCCCGACGGTGCCCTTGCGCAAGGCATGGTTGTCGATGAACTGCGCCCGGCTGGTGCTCCGACTCGGTAAGCGGGGACTCGTAGACCTGACCGGCCTGGTAAGCGCCACGGAGCACCTCGGCAACGCCTTGTTGTTGCTGGCCCACGACCAGATCGGCGACGTGCTGCCCGAGCGCACGCTCGGCAGCCTGACCACCCTGGCCTCGGGAAAGGCACAGCGGCTCGAGGAAACGCTGGAGGCGCTGCTGTCATCCTGGGGCCGCAGCGCTCCCGAAGTCGCGTCCACCCTGGGGATCCACCCGCAGACGGCCCGCAACCGGCTGCGCCAGCTGGACGAACTGCTCGGCGACCGGCTCACCGATCCCACCTTCCGGTTCGAGGCCGAGGTCGTGCTCCGCACCCGCGCCCTGCTGCGCTCCGCGCAGGACAGCAGCCCGACCGGCCACCGCTGA
- a CDS encoding DUF222 domain-containing protein: MDRHSSDPHTDPAEDALTTLDLLEANERAIARLEARRVLLVADLAHDGDERVSLVTEIAGRLYWTRHRVEEALALGQHLTRLPNTLAAFREGRIDQEKVKAVVEPTAVLTDQQARDVDQRMSDKLERKDRTSLRRSVRYQVLAVDPDGAAQRTRARRAQRSLELIHQDDGVSSLTADLPTEVATAIYARCDRAARRMRKEGDSRTLEQLRADVFADLALREDGTTRAPRTEVYLYFAASSLLGLDEQPGYLAGHGHIPAALARELATHPDSVWRRLLTDPATGHPTDLGRTRYRPPAALDEFVRVRDRECQGIGCHRPSQQCQNDHTTDWAKGGTTREEELVGYCERDHHLKDLPGWKYEVIDGVPTITTPHGDIHQSPREPLHEPLTPDNDKPPF; the protein is encoded by the coding sequence ATGGACAGACACAGTTCTGATCCGCACACGGATCCCGCAGAAGACGCACTCACCACACTCGACCTATTGGAGGCCAACGAACGCGCCATCGCCCGGCTGGAGGCGCGGCGGGTGCTGCTGGTGGCCGACCTCGCCCACGACGGGGACGAACGGGTCTCGCTGGTGACCGAGATCGCCGGACGCCTCTACTGGACCCGGCACCGGGTGGAGGAAGCCCTGGCACTGGGGCAGCACCTCACCCGGTTACCGAACACCCTGGCCGCGTTCCGCGAGGGCCGGATTGATCAGGAGAAGGTGAAAGCAGTGGTCGAGCCCACCGCGGTCCTCACCGACCAACAAGCCCGCGACGTCGACCAGCGGATGAGCGACAAACTGGAACGTAAAGACCGCACCAGCCTGCGGCGGTCGGTGCGCTACCAGGTACTCGCGGTCGACCCCGACGGGGCGGCGCAGCGCACCCGGGCCCGGCGGGCACAACGATCCCTGGAACTCATCCATCAAGACGATGGGGTGTCCAGCCTCACGGCCGACCTCCCGACAGAGGTCGCCACGGCGATTTATGCGCGGTGTGACCGGGCCGCCCGACGGATGCGGAAAGAAGGGGACAGTCGCACGTTGGAGCAGTTGCGGGCGGACGTGTTCGCCGATTTGGCCCTCCGAGAAGACGGCACGACCCGGGCGCCGCGGACGGAGGTGTACCTCTACTTCGCCGCCAGCTCCCTACTCGGACTGGACGAGCAGCCCGGATACCTGGCCGGGCACGGGCACATCCCCGCGGCGTTGGCGCGGGAGCTGGCCACCCACCCCGACAGCGTCTGGCGACGGCTGTTGACCGACCCGGCCACCGGGCATCCCACCGACCTCGGACGCACGCGGTACCGGCCCCCGGCGGCACTGGATGAGTTCGTGCGGGTACGAGACCGGGAATGCCAGGGCATCGGGTGCCACCGGCCCTCGCAGCAGTGCCAGAACGACCACACGACGGACTGGGCCAAGGGCGGCACCACCCGGGAGGAGGAGCTGGTCGGGTACTGCGAGCGCGACCACCATCTGAAGGACCTGCCGGGGTGGAAGTACGAGGTGATCGACGGGGTGCCGACCATCACCACACCCCACGGAGACATCCACCAAAGCCCACGGGAGCCGCTGCACGAACCCCTCACCCCAGACAACGACAAACCACCCTTCTGA
- a CDS encoding class I adenylate-forming enzyme family protein has product MTTAEQPRTGRYPDLVPYSVRRAWSAAGNYPDRDLYTLFSEQCAAAPDRPAVIDADGEVSYLELDEMARSLAAGLAGLGVEPGDVVAVQLPNGRLACVADLAIAALGAVALPYPAGRGQREAAGLLARSEAVAVITVTEYGDFPCAERIRALATELPTLRAVVAVGTETPRGCVPMHALLAGGAHGFRPARPDPDGPARILVTSGSEAEPKMVLYSHNALAGGRGAMMAGLRRDSTPMRNLFLVPLASAFGSSGTAVTLATLGGTLVLQPRFDAAATLELIHRARPTHLLGVPTMLRMLLDHPAFAGTDTGSLHAVVLGGSVLDEPTVRRGRDALGCPVLNLYGSADGVSCHTALDDPPPRATTAGRPNPAVAEVRIVDTELRDLPRGEIGEIVARGPMSPLCYVAAPELDRRYRIDGGWVRTGDLGLIDADGYLVVAGRLKDVVIRGGMNISPAEVEAVLITHPAITDVACVPVSDPVLGERLCACVAGPGSLTLRQLTDHLRGTGLEQRKFPEKLLVLPALPLGAAGKIDRRALRAEAELRATDQ; this is encoded by the coding sequence ATGACCACCGCCGAGCAGCCGAGAACCGGCCGCTATCCCGACCTCGTGCCGTACTCGGTACGGCGTGCCTGGTCGGCGGCCGGCAACTATCCCGATCGCGATCTCTACACGCTGTTCAGCGAGCAGTGCGCGGCGGCACCGGACCGGCCCGCGGTGATCGACGCCGACGGCGAGGTCAGCTATCTGGAGCTGGACGAGATGGCGCGCAGCCTCGCCGCGGGGCTGGCCGGACTCGGCGTCGAACCGGGCGATGTGGTCGCGGTCCAGCTGCCGAACGGGCGGCTGGCCTGTGTCGCCGATCTGGCGATCGCCGCGCTGGGCGCGGTGGCCCTGCCCTATCCGGCCGGCCGCGGCCAACGGGAGGCGGCCGGGCTGCTCGCCCGTTCCGAGGCCGTTGCCGTGATCACGGTGACCGAGTACGGCGATTTCCCGTGTGCTGAGCGAATTCGCGCGCTCGCCACCGAACTGCCCACCTTGCGTGCCGTGGTGGCGGTCGGCACCGAGACGCCGCGCGGCTGCGTCCCGATGCATGCCCTGCTCGCCGGGGGAGCGCACGGCTTCCGGCCCGCCCGGCCGGATCCGGACGGACCGGCCAGGATCCTGGTCACCTCCGGTTCCGAGGCGGAACCCAAAATGGTGCTCTACTCGCACAACGCGCTGGCCGGTGGGCGGGGTGCGATGATGGCCGGGCTGCGCCGGGACTCCACCCCGATGCGCAACCTGTTCCTGGTCCCGCTGGCCTCGGCCTTCGGCAGCAGCGGTACCGCCGTCACCCTCGCCACCCTCGGTGGGACCCTGGTGCTGCAGCCCCGGTTCGACGCGGCCGCGACCCTGGAACTGATCCACCGCGCCCGCCCGACCCACCTGCTCGGGGTGCCGACCATGCTGCGGATGCTGCTGGACCACCCGGCCTTCGCCGGTACCGACACCGGCAGCCTGCATGCGGTGGTGCTGGGCGGCTCGGTGCTGGACGAGCCGACCGTCCGGCGCGGTCGCGACGCGCTGGGGTGCCCGGTGCTCAACCTTTACGGCTCGGCCGACGGCGTGAGCTGCCACACCGCACTCGATGACCCGCCGCCGCGCGCCACCACGGCGGGCAGGCCCAATCCCGCGGTGGCCGAGGTGCGGATCGTGGACACCGAGCTACGGGACCTGCCCCGTGGCGAGATCGGGGAGATCGTGGCACGCGGCCCGATGAGCCCGTTGTGCTACGTGGCCGCCCCCGAACTCGACCGGCGCTACCGGATCGACGGCGGCTGGGTGCGTACCGGTGACCTGGGCCTGATCGACGCGGATGGTTACCTCGTGGTGGCCGGCAGGCTCAAGGACGTGGTGATCCGCGGCGGGATGAACATCAGCCCCGCCGAGGTGGAAGCCGTGCTGATCACCCATCCCGCGATCACCGACGTGGCCTGCGTCCCGGTCAGTGACCCGGTGCTGGGGGAACGGCTGTGCGCCTGCGTCGCCGGACCGGGCTCGCTGACCCTGCGCCAGCTCACCGACCACCTCCGCGGCACCGGCCTGGAACAGCGCAAGTTCCCGGAAAAACTGCTCGTGTTGCCTGCGTTGCCGTTGGGGGCCGCCGGAAAGATCGACCGGCGCGCGCTGCGCGCGGAGGCGGAGCTGCGCGCCACCGACCAATAA